The DNA sequence AAATTTATGCCTTTTTCGCGCGGTTTTTGGCTGATTTTATGGTGTTAGAGAGCAGCATCGCGATAGTCATCGGACCTACGCCTCCTGGAACCGGAGTTATAAACGAGCATTTGGGCGCTACCTCGTCAAATTTGACGTCGCCTTTTAGCTTGCCGTCGTCCATGCGGTTTATGCCTACATCGATTACGACGGCGCCCTCTTTTACCATACCCGCCGTTACGAAATCAGCCCTACCGATAGCGGCTACCAGGATGTCGGCGTCCGCGCAAATTTCTTTTAAATTTCGTGTTTTGCTATGCGTCACGGTTACGGTCGCATTGGCGTTTAGCAGTAGATTTGCCATCGGTTTTCCCACGATGTTGCTACGTCCGATCACGACGGCGTTTTTGCCCTCTAAATTGATATCGTACGCTTTAAAAATTTCCATTATGCCTAGCGGCGTGCACGGCACGAAGCCGTCAAGCCCGCTAGCTAGCTTGCCGACGTTTATCGCGGCAAATCCATCCACGTCTTTTTCGGGGCTTATGGTTTCTAAAATTTTATTCGTATCTATGTGTTTTGGTAGCGGCAGCTGCACTAGGATGCCGTCGATGCCGTCGTCTAAATTTAGCACGTCTATTAGCGCAATTAGCTCGCTTTGCGTCGTAGATTCGGGCAAGCGGTGCATTACGCTTTTTATCTCGCAGGCTATGCAGGCTTTTTCTTTTGCCGCGACGTAGGTTTGGCTGGCTTTATCCTCGCCCACCAGTATCACCGCGAGCGCAGGCTCTATGCCTTGATTTTTCAAATTTAGCGCTTCGTTTTTTACTCTTTCTTTTACCTGCGCGCTTACGTTTTTGCCGTCTAATATCGTCATTTTCGTCCTTTATTACTTTTTAATCGCAAAGATTGTATGATAGCTAATTTTAGATTAAATTTACGAAAAAGCGAAAGAATTTATGAAAATTTGGCTGATTTTAGGGCTACTTTGCGGCGCAGCGTTTGCGAGCGATTTTATCACGAAAAACGAATACGCAAAGATGCTCTATCAAAACCCGCGCGGCATCGGCTGCGACAAGTGTCACGGCAAGGGCGGCGAGGGTTCGCTCATATCAAAATATAGACATTTTGATAAAAAAACGAAGCAGGTCATCGACGACGAGCTAAGAGCGCCTCGGATAAACAATCTTGATTTTGAGACGTTTAAAGAGGGCGTACTAAGCGCAAAAAGCGTGATGCCTAGCTACTTTCTAACCGACGAAGAGATAAATTTACTTTACGAATACGTTATAAATTTCAACAAGGATAAAAAATGACGAACAAAGAAGCTTTTGGACTGGCGAAAATTTATATCCCGGGCGGCGTGGATTCGCCCGTTCGCGCGTTTGGCAGCGTCGGCGGCGAGCCTTTTGTAGTAGATCGCGGCGAGGGCGCGTATCTAGTCGATATCGAGGGAAACCGCTATCTGGACTTCATCCAGAGCTGGGGACCGCTTATCTTCGGTCACTGCGACCCCGATATCGAGAGCGCGGTGATAGCGACGGCTAAAAAGGGACTAAGCTTTGGCGCTCCGTCAAATTTAGAAACGAGGCTAGCTAAACTAATCTGCGACGAGTTTAAAAACGTAGAAAAGGTGCGCTTCGTAAGCTCGGGCACCGAGGCCACTATGAGCGCGATACGCGTAGCGCGCGGCTTTAGCGGTAAGGACGGACTCATAAAATTTGAAGGCTGCTACCACGGGCACAGCGACGCGCTTTTGGTAAAGGCAGGTAGCGGCGCGACCACCTACGGCAACGCATCTAGCGGCGGAGTACCGGCGGACGTGGTGAAAAACACGTATCTAGCGCGCTATAACGATATAGAAAGCGTGCGAGCGATATTTGAGGCAAATAGAGGCAAAATCGGCGCGCTGATAATCGAGCCGATCGCGGGAAATATGGGGCTCGTGCCTGCTGATAACGAGTTTTTGAGCGAGCTTAGACGCCTTTGCGACGAAAACGGCGCGGTTCTGATATTTGACGAGGTCATGAGCGGATTTCGAGCGAGCAGACACGGATCGTTCGAATTTAACGGTATCGAGGCCGATCTAGTGACGTTTGGTAAAGTTATCGGCGGAGGCTGCCCGGCGGCTGCGTTTGGCGGAAAGTCTGCCATCATGGACTGCCTAAGTCCCGAAGGCGCCGTATATCAGGCCGGTACGCTAAGCGGCAATCCCGTAGCTATGGCCGCAGGCATCGCAAGCCTAAGTAAAATTTTTGCCGACAACGAGCTTTATGACCGCCTAAACAAGCTAGCCGTGCTATTTGCTCACGGACTAAAAAGCGTCGCCACGAAGCACGGCATCGCTCTGCAAACGACGGTGAGAGGCTCGATGTTTGGATTTTTCTTTACGGCAAACGAGGTCAAAAACTACGACGACGCGCTAAAAAGCGACGTTAAACTTTACGCTAAATTTCACGCCAAAATGCTTAAAAAAGGCGTTTATCTAGCGCCTAGCCAGTTTGAGACGGGCTTCATCTGCGACGCGATGAGCGAGGACGATATCAAATTTGCCGTTAAGGCCGCGGACGAGAGCTTTGCCGAGATAGCTGCGGAGAGCGCTAGCGAGAACGAGGAGATGCGCGAGGTAAAAGCAAGGATCGCCGATCTGGAAGAGCGTCTAAAAGAGGCTAGAAAAGAGCGCGAAGCGATACAAGAGCGCATGAAAAATAGCTGGGGATTTGCCTAATGGCGAAGATAAATTTAGGCGACGTCGTAAAGGGCGCCGAGCAGCTAAGCCTGGGCATATCTATCGTCGTAGCGCTTGCTATCGGGGCCGGGTTTGGCTACTGGGCGATGAAGGAAACCGGCTGGACGTGGACGCTGTTTGCGGGCGTCGCCGTGGGCATCGCCGCAGCCGCGCTAAACGTCAAAAAGGCCTACGACGCGCAGATAAAAAGCCTTGACGAACTAAAAGACAAAGGTAAATTTAAACCCGCGAAAGACGATGACGAGGACGATGAGTGAATTTTAAGCTCCTTGCCGTTTACGGCGCGTTTGAGGCCTTGCTATTGCTGGGCTCGGCGGTGTTTGGCCGCGCGTGGTTTTACAGCTCGCAGGTCGCGTTTGCGGGCTCGCTTTTGGTGCTGGCGGCGACCTTTAGAGCCTATAAAAAGCGCGTAGAAAACGGCGTGCGAGACTATGACGCCTCCGCGGATGACGATATAGACGAGTGGGGCGAAAATCACGAGGAGTTTCCCGACCGCCCTGTGGAGGCTAAATTTGACGAGCATGACCCGCGCCGCGAAGATACTAAGCGTCTAGATGAGTTAAATTTAAACGACGAAAACGAGCGGGCTAAATTTGACGAGCAAAATTTAAGTGACGCAGACCAAAGCGGTGGTTTAAATTTAAGCCTGGCAAACGAGTCAAATTTGAGCAAGTCAAATCAAAATAGCGAAACTAAGCCCTCAAAAAAGCAAAATTTCGCGCGTAATTTAAAGCAAAATTCGCCCAACTACTTCACCGCTTTCGTGCCTTTTCGGCTGATCGCGTATGCGGTTTTGGTCGTCGGATTTTTGGCGCTAAAAAGACAAGACAACCTTGATATCGCCGCGTTTTTGATTGCGCTTGCGGCGATGCCCGCGGGCGCTTTGATATATGGAGTAAAAAGCAATGAGAAATAGCTCGATAATAACGATCAGATCGATGTTTGCACTATTTGTGGGGATGGCGTTTTTGTTTGTGGGAAACGGCCTCATCATCAGCTCTGCGGGCGTCGAACTAAAAAAAATGGGCGCGGACGAGCTAGAAACGGGATTTGTCATCGCGGTATTTTTCGTTGGAGCTATGATAGCTACGATATTTTCACATAAAATCGTCTCAAAAGTCGGCCACATAAGAAGCTTTGGGATATTTGCGTCGCTTTTTGGTATCGCGGCGATGTTTCACGACCTTAGCCAAAATCTCTACTTTTGGGCCTTTTTGCGCGGGTGTTTGGGTTTTTGCTACTACTCGATTTTAATGATAATCGAAAGCTGGCTCAACGCGCGCGCTAGAAACGAAGTGCGCTCGCGAGTACTGGCATTTTACGAGATCACGTTTTACGTATGTTTTGGGCTGGGCATCCTCGTGCTATCGCTAAATTTATCCACTTCGCACGTGCTTTTGCTTAGTGCGGCGTTTATTTTGTTTTCGAGTATTCCTTTAAATTTAATCCGCATCAAAGAGCCGCCTATCCCCGAAAAAAAGAGCGTCTCGATCCCGAGGGTCTTTGCGCTCGTGCCTTTGGCGCTCATTACCAGCATCGTAGCGGGCATCCTCATAAACGGCTTTTTTACGATGGCTAGCGTTTATATCCTGCTGCAAGGATACGGCGCGAGGGAGGTTTCGTTTTTTATGACCGTCGCGATGGCGGGCGGCTTTATCGCCCACTCTCTCATCGGCGGTTTTTCGGATAAATTCGGTCGCCGCCCCGCGATAATGTGCTGCGCGGGCGTGTCTCTATTTGCGGCTATTTGTTTTTTGGCGCTTAAGCCCTCTATCTACGCACAGTACGTTTTGTCGTTTTTTTTGGGTTCTGGCGCTTTTTGCCTCTACGCGTTATCGCTTGCTCGCGCCAACGACGTTTTAAAGCACAAAAATCAAGGCATCGAAGTAGGGCGCGCCGTACTTTTTAGCTACTCTTTCGGCTCGCTTCTTTCGTCCGTGATAATGGGCGCTAGCATGCAAATTTTAGGCTTTGACGGCTTTATGTGGGTTTACGTGGCGCTGCTTGCGTTTCTCATTGCGTTTTGCTTCACGCAAAAAACCGTTCCGCTTGAAAGCAGAAGCGACTTTGAACATAGTCCCGGCACGATGGCAAATAGCTAATGAAAATCTCAAATTTGACGATATAGCCGTATGGAATCAGTAAGCAACTCAGTAAGTTCGCAAATCGCAACCCAGGCCGCAGTCAGCGGCGCTCTGCCTAAAACGGGCGGACCCGGCGGCCCAGGCGCCGGACAGACGGGTCAGGCGGGCGAAACCAAAAATCTTTTTAAAAATCAGCCCGCGCCTGCGCAAAATTTGGACTCCGAGGCCGCAGATAACGCCGTAAAGGATCTAGATAAGCTCGTAAATAAGCTTTTAAACGAGCTAAAATCAAGTCCGGCGCAGGCCAAAGAGCTAGCCGCTCAGGCAAAAAATCTGCAACTTTCGCCAAATCTCGCAAAAGACATGAAAAGCCTCGTCGCGCTTGCCGAAAACGAGCCCGATCTAAAGGAATTTGCACTCAAGCTAAAGGAGTTTTTAAAACCGGTCGCCGATCTAAAAAACGCGCCTCTAAACGAACAGATAAAAAGCTCGGGCATCATGCTAGAGGCAAATTTAAAAGAGGCGCTAAACGGCAAATTTAACCTACCCAGCGCGATAAATAAGCTGTTTGGCGATATAAAAAATCTCTCGAATCAGCAGCTTTTGGAGCAAATTTCAACACTTACTAAGGATGACAGCCTAAGTACGAACGAAAGCTTTGCTAAGCTTGATCAAATTTTACAAAACGCTAAAACCGCAGCCAAGGATACGCTAGCCGGCTCGCCTTTTAAACAGCTTTTTGAGATCGCGGATAAACTCGAAAACGCAGCTAAATTTATGGATAAACAGGCAAACGCGATGAGTAGCAGCGGACTAAGCCTAAACGAAAAAACGCTAAACAACGAGCTAAATAAAATCTCGCAGCTGCTGGCAAGCGCGGGCGAAAAAATGCAAAATTTAAACAGCGAAAAGCTAAGTCAAAACAGAGGCTTTGCTCTAAATTTCGCCGAACTAAAAAACGCATCAAAAGATCTAACGGGCGAGCTTAGCGTGCTTGCGGCCTCGCAGGATAAATTTAACGACTTTGCGCAAAAAATCGTCCGAGACGGTACGGATGGGAGCGAGGGCGCGACGCTGCAAGATAAGCTGCAAAATGCGGCTAGAAAGTTAAATTTCGCCTTGCAAATCGCCGATAAAGCTGGCTTTGAAGCAAAAAATAACTTAGATGAAGTCGGCAAGCTAATCAAACAGCAAAATATCGCTCGCGGCGAGCTTGGCGCCGTGACGCCAAAAAGCGCCGAAGAGACGGCAAAGGTGCTGCAAAACGACGTAAAAAGCGCGCTTTTAAACATGCAGTCAAAGTCTCCGGACGCTAGCCCCGTAAAAGACGCTGCCTCAAAGCTACTCGCTCAAATCGAGATGCACCAGCTAGCCTCCGCGGTCGCAGGCGGCGTGCAGACCTATCTGCCCTACGTCTGGGAGGGCGTAGAGGGCGGAAACATCAGGTTTAAGCAGGGCAAAAAGCAAAAACATTACGCGCAAATCGACCTAAATTTTCAAAATTTCGGCCAAATCAACATCATGGTGGCGCTTAGCGAAAACAAATACATCGACCTTGCGATCGCGACGCAAAAAGAGGAGTTTAAGGAGCTGATTTTAAGCGGCGCGAAGGAGCTAAAAAGGGCTATCGGCGAGCAGGGCTTGATAGTGTCGAATTTTAGTCTAAAAACCATGCCAAAGCTGCGCCTTAGCGGCGTTTACGGCGGTCTGGATAAGCTTGATATGGGCTTTGATAAAAAGGCGTAAAATTGGCAAAAGTGCAAAAAACTAAAAAAGCCGTGGCTCTTGGCTACAACCGTCAAAAAGATAATGCCCCAAAAGTGCTGGCTACGGGTTCGGGCGAAGTGGCAAAAAATATCATAAATCTAGCCAAATCTCACGACATACCGATCAAAGAGGACGCCGATCTAATCGAGGTTCTAAGTAAGGTCGATCTAAACGAGGAAGTCCCGCCAAATCTCTATAAAGCAGTCGCCGAAATCTTTAGCTTTTTGTATCAAATGACGAATAAAAAATAGGACGTTTGTCGTAAAGCAAGGCGAGATCAGGCTGCTTTCAAGCGTAAATTTGGACGAGAATTAGGAAATTTAAATGAAAAAGACGGTCGGGATAATGCTAATTTTAGCTTTGCCCTTATTAATCTTGTTTTCTGCTCTAGTTTTTGCTAGCGACAACGCGTCAAAAGGCGCAAACTACCCAAAACACGCGCTGGAAAAAGCGGTAACTCACGATAAAAAAGAGCCTCATCCAAAAAAGATAAAACCGTCAATCATAAAGTAAAATTTGACGGAAAGTTCGCGTCTAAATGTTGCAACTAAAGCAAGTGCGATAAAATGAGTTTCGTGCGGTCAAATTTGAGTACAAGCACAGCAAGGCGTGAATAAAATGAAAGCCAGCCAAATTTGAGCAAGATATGTTCTGTATAAAAGCCGTTACTTGGACCGCCGATGTCTCAGTAAAATTTAACCAATTTCACGCCGTTTCTGCAATCTCCAAAATCTTACTCAAATTTGACCGCAGCGTTTAGTTAGCGTAAAATTATTTGCATTATTTTATGTATTTTTGCCTTATAGCTAAATTTAATATAAATAAAGATAAAATAGCCGTAAAATTAACTCAAAAAACGGAATAAATTTGAAACAAAAACTGGTCTTAGTCGGCGCCTCGACAGGCGGTCCGGGACATTTAAAAAGGCTTTTTAAGGGGCTTGATCTAAACGGTGCTAGCGTCGTTATCGCGCAGCATATGAGCCTGGCTTTCATCCCTAGTTTTATCTCGCAGTTTGACAAGGAGTGCGCGGCGGAGGTGGTTATGCTGGGCGCGCCTGTGCAGCTAAAAAGCGCGATATATATCTGCGAGAAAAACTCCGAGATAATCTCCGCTAGCCCCCTAACGGCCGGTATGTGTTCGCCCATGAAAGAGACCACGTATAACCCCAACGTGGACGTACTTTTTCGCTCGGGCGTGCAGGCTTGCAAATTTGCCGACGTCATGGCGATCCTGCTAACTGGCATCGGCGACGACGGCGCGCGCGGACTAAACGAGCTATATAAAGCGGGCGCTAAATGCGTCGCCGAAAACGAGGAGAGCGCGATCGTCTACGGCATGCCAAAGCGCGCGAAAGAAATCAACGCAAATTTAAGGTCGCTACCCATCGGCGGTATAAGGGCGGAACTAGAAAGGTTTTTACATGCTTGAAAATGCAAATTTGACGCCCGCTCCTAGCGATGCGGCGGGACTAAATAAATTCGTCGAAGTCATCAAAAATATGTGCGGCGTGGATCTAGAGTCCAAAAAGGACATGATAAAACAACGCCTAATAAATTTCTGTCAAGCAAACCGAATTTCAAGCTTTGAAGCCCTAAGTTCAAAAGTCGTCGTAGACCGCTTTATGAGGCAAGAGATCGTAAATTTAATCACTACGAACGAGACCTATTTTTACAGAGAGTTGCCGCAGCTACAAGCCGCGATCTACTACGCCAGAGAGGAGCTTGATAGCGTGCGGATACTGTGCGCGCCGTGCTCGACGGGCGATGAGGCATACTCGCTAGGTATGCTCGCGCACTCAAATTTGCTCGACGTAAACCGCGTCAGTATCGTTGGTATCGACATAAACTCCGAGGCTATCGATAGCTGTAAAAAGGGCGTTTATAACGAGCGCTCCTTGCACCGACTAAACGACAATCAAAAAAATATCTACTTCACAAAACGCGACGGCAAGTACGAAATCAAGCGCGAGATGCTGCCTAGATGCGAGTTTAGCGTGGCAAATATCTTTGACGATGCGATCTTTAAGCTCGGCAAATTCGACATCATTTTCTCGCGAAATATGATGATTTATTTTAACGAGGAATTTAAGCTAAAAACCGTAGAGCGCTTTCATAAAATTTTGAGCGATCACGGCAGACTCTACGTAGGACACGCCGATCTGGTGCCGTTTACGACGCTTTATAAAAAGCATATTTCAAACGGAACGACTTATTACGCTAAGGCCTGAGCGAGATAAATTTGAGGTCAAATTCGGCTCAAATTTGCTTAAATTTGACGCGAGCGGACGGCTACGTTTTTTGACGCGGACGGTAAATTTGTGCGTTTAAATTTGCCTTGCTAGGCCCGCGCCGCAGAGCAAATTTACGCTAGCTCGTCTTTGTAAATTTTACGCACGAATACCCAATAAATCGCTCCGGCAAAAAACATGCAGCCTATCAGCGCCGTGATCAGCGAGAGGCTAAGTCCAAGCTCAAAAAGCAGCCCTATACCACTAGAAATCACTGCCGCGACGCCTAGATAAACCATATCGTTATAGGCGATGATGCGACCGTAAAATGCGGGATCGCACTTTTGCTGGATGAGCGTGTAGGTGTAGCTCCAAAGCGTCGAGGTAAAAAATCCTGCACAGAAAATCCCGATAAATCCGATATAGAAGTTAAACTGAAGCGCGCTCCACGCGATGACGCCAAGCCCGTGACCGACGTAGATATAGACTAGGTTGGAGTTTGAGACGAATTTGCTAAGCACGAGCGGGCCGAAGATCAGCGCGACGGCGCGGCAGGCGTTGATGTAACCGATGATGAGCGATGCCGAGAGTATGCCCGCGTACGGATAGTCGGCTAGCAGAGCCACGAGCGCGTCGTAACTAGTCACGCCCACAACAGCGTGTAGCATGATGAGGTGCGCGATGAGCGGATTTCGTTTTACGTATTTTAGGCCGTTTTTTAGCATCTCGCGGACTTTTTCGCCGCCTTTTTTAGCTCGCACGGCGATGTCGGTTTTAAGCAGGACGATAAGCGCCGCTGCGTAAAGAGCGCAGTCTAGCAAAAAGGCGCTTTTGATCCCGAAAAAATGGATATAAATACCCGCTAGCCCCATGCCTGCGGTGTATGAAAACGCCCAGATGAGCGAGTGGATCTCGTTTGCGGTTTTTATCTCGTCTTTGTTTAAAATTTTGGGAAACAGGCTCATCTCGACCTGAAAATACGTTCCGCCGGCCCCGACTCTGATAAATATTATCGCAAATAGCAGCCACATCAAGGAGAGTTTGTCGATAAAAACGAGCATAAAAACCGTCGCCATCTCTACGACCGTGAGCGCTATTAGCATAGGTTTGGGGCTAAATTTATCCACCACGATACCGCTAAAAGGCGATAGCAGCACGCCCGGCACGAAAGCAAGCGCAGCCGCCGCCGTGATCGCCCAAACGG is a window from the Campylobacter massiliensis genome containing:
- the folD gene encoding bifunctional methylenetetrahydrofolate dehydrogenase/methenyltetrahydrofolate cyclohydrolase FolD — its product is MTILDGKNVSAQVKERVKNEALNLKNQGIEPALAVILVGEDKASQTYVAAKEKACIACEIKSVMHRLPESTTQSELIALIDVLNLDDGIDGILVQLPLPKHIDTNKILETISPEKDVDGFAAINVGKLASGLDGFVPCTPLGIMEIFKAYDINLEGKNAVVIGRSNIVGKPMANLLLNANATVTVTHSKTRNLKEICADADILVAAIGRADFVTAGMVKEGAVVIDVGINRMDDGKLKGDVKFDEVAPKCSFITPVPGGVGPMTIAMLLSNTIKSAKNRAKKA
- a CDS encoding c-type cytochrome yields the protein MKIWLILGLLCGAAFASDFITKNEYAKMLYQNPRGIGCDKCHGKGGEGSLISKYRHFDKKTKQVIDDELRAPRINNLDFETFKEGVLSAKSVMPSYFLTDEEINLLYEYVINFNKDKK
- the hemL gene encoding glutamate-1-semialdehyde 2,1-aminomutase, with amino-acid sequence MTNKEAFGLAKIYIPGGVDSPVRAFGSVGGEPFVVDRGEGAYLVDIEGNRYLDFIQSWGPLIFGHCDPDIESAVIATAKKGLSFGAPSNLETRLAKLICDEFKNVEKVRFVSSGTEATMSAIRVARGFSGKDGLIKFEGCYHGHSDALLVKAGSGATTYGNASSGGVPADVVKNTYLARYNDIESVRAIFEANRGKIGALIIEPIAGNMGLVPADNEFLSELRRLCDENGAVLIFDEVMSGFRASRHGSFEFNGIEADLVTFGKVIGGGCPAAAFGGKSAIMDCLSPEGAVYQAGTLSGNPVAMAAGIASLSKIFADNELYDRLNKLAVLFAHGLKSVATKHGIALQTTVRGSMFGFFFTANEVKNYDDALKSDVKLYAKFHAKMLKKGVYLAPSQFETGFICDAMSEDDIKFAVKAADESFAEIAAESASENEEMREVKARIADLEERLKEARKEREAIQERMKNSWGFA
- a CDS encoding AtpZ/AtpI family protein, whose product is MAKINLGDVVKGAEQLSLGISIVVALAIGAGFGYWAMKETGWTWTLFAGVAVGIAAAALNVKKAYDAQIKSLDELKDKGKFKPAKDDDEDDE
- a CDS encoding potassium transporter TrkA — protein: MNFKLLAVYGAFEALLLLGSAVFGRAWFYSSQVAFAGSLLVLAATFRAYKKRVENGVRDYDASADDDIDEWGENHEEFPDRPVEAKFDEHDPRREDTKRLDELNLNDENERAKFDEQNLSDADQSGGLNLSLANESNLSKSNQNSETKPSKKQNFARNLKQNSPNYFTAFVPFRLIAYAVLVVGFLALKRQDNLDIAAFLIALAAMPAGALIYGVKSNEK
- a CDS encoding MFS transporter; this encodes MRNSSIITIRSMFALFVGMAFLFVGNGLIISSAGVELKKMGADELETGFVIAVFFVGAMIATIFSHKIVSKVGHIRSFGIFASLFGIAAMFHDLSQNLYFWAFLRGCLGFCYYSILMIIESWLNARARNEVRSRVLAFYEITFYVCFGLGILVLSLNLSTSHVLLLSAAFILFSSIPLNLIRIKEPPIPEKKSVSIPRVFALVPLALITSIVAGILINGFFTMASVYILLQGYGAREVSFFMTVAMAGGFIAHSLIGGFSDKFGRRPAIMCCAGVSLFAAICFLALKPSIYAQYVLSFFLGSGAFCLYALSLARANDVLKHKNQGIEVGRAVLFSYSFGSLLSSVIMGASMQILGFDGFMWVYVALLAFLIAFCFTQKTVPLESRSDFEHSPGTMANS
- the fliK gene encoding flagellar hook-length control protein FliK, whose translation is MESVSNSVSSQIATQAAVSGALPKTGGPGGPGAGQTGQAGETKNLFKNQPAPAQNLDSEAADNAVKDLDKLVNKLLNELKSSPAQAKELAAQAKNLQLSPNLAKDMKSLVALAENEPDLKEFALKLKEFLKPVADLKNAPLNEQIKSSGIMLEANLKEALNGKFNLPSAINKLFGDIKNLSNQQLLEQISTLTKDDSLSTNESFAKLDQILQNAKTAAKDTLAGSPFKQLFEIADKLENAAKFMDKQANAMSSSGLSLNEKTLNNELNKISQLLASAGEKMQNLNSEKLSQNRGFALNFAELKNASKDLTGELSVLAASQDKFNDFAQKIVRDGTDGSEGATLQDKLQNAARKLNFALQIADKAGFEAKNNLDEVGKLIKQQNIARGELGAVTPKSAEETAKVLQNDVKSALLNMQSKSPDASPVKDAASKLLAQIEMHQLASAVAGGVQTYLPYVWEGVEGGNIRFKQGKKQKHYAQIDLNFQNFGQINIMVALSENKYIDLAIATQKEEFKELILSGAKELKRAIGEQGLIVSNFSLKTMPKLRLSGVYGGLDKLDMGFDKKA
- a CDS encoding FlhB-like flagellar biosynthesis protein; its protein translation is MAKVQKTKKAVALGYNRQKDNAPKVLATGSGEVAKNIINLAKSHDIPIKEDADLIEVLSKVDLNEEVPPNLYKAVAEIFSFLYQMTNKK
- a CDS encoding CheB methylesterase domain-containing protein, which produces MKQKLVLVGASTGGPGHLKRLFKGLDLNGASVVIAQHMSLAFIPSFISQFDKECAAEVVMLGAPVQLKSAIYICEKNSEIISASPLTAGMCSPMKETTYNPNVDVLFRSGVQACKFADVMAILLTGIGDDGARGLNELYKAGAKCVAENEESAIVYGMPKRAKEINANLRSLPIGGIRAELERFLHA
- a CDS encoding CheR family methyltransferase, encoding MLENANLTPAPSDAAGLNKFVEVIKNMCGVDLESKKDMIKQRLINFCQANRISSFEALSSKVVVDRFMRQEIVNLITTNETYFYRELPQLQAAIYYAREELDSVRILCAPCSTGDEAYSLGMLAHSNLLDVNRVSIVGIDINSEAIDSCKKGVYNERSLHRLNDNQKNIYFTKRDGKYEIKREMLPRCEFSVANIFDDAIFKLGKFDIIFSRNMMIYFNEEFKLKTVERFHKILSDHGRLYVGHADLVPFTTLYKKHISNGTTYYAKA
- a CDS encoding MFS transporter, whose amino-acid sequence is MSKFINLLKTQPVFARLSLIQLICYFGVWFSHTGIFTLLIELDAPVWAITAAAALAFVPGVLLSPFSGIVVDKFSPKPMLIALTVVEMATVFMLVFIDKLSLMWLLFAIIFIRVGAGGTYFQVEMSLFPKILNKDEIKTANEIHSLIWAFSYTAGMGLAGIYIHFFGIKSAFLLDCALYAAALIVLLKTDIAVRAKKGGEKVREMLKNGLKYVKRNPLIAHLIMLHAVVGVTSYDALVALLADYPYAGILSASLIIGYINACRAVALIFGPLVLSKFVSNSNLVYIYVGHGLGVIAWSALQFNFYIGFIGIFCAGFFTSTLWSYTYTLIQQKCDPAFYGRIIAYNDMVYLGVAAVISSGIGLLFELGLSLSLITALIGCMFFAGAIYWVFVRKIYKDELA